The Tenebrio molitor chromosome 3, icTenMoli1.1, whole genome shotgun sequence genome contains a region encoding:
- the LOC138127381 gene encoding uncharacterized protein has translation MAFTEQHKVFMVMSYFRNGVKIDGVWQYSFALCMEEFGEEFPDIAVEYTQFRQTLNICLKNFQENGSVGRKPGSGRPKKRTPEVIEEARQAMEEAPGTSIEHLSQQLGVSVGTCHSIVKIDLHLFPYRLTSVQELHPADLPQRLEYCQWFLNPLDVHLDKTFYTDEAYFHLSGYVNSQNTRMWSSENPHFFIETPQYPQKVGVWAAISQRRIIGPIFFEGNINAARYRNEILTPFLNQLHDDELVYGYFQQDGATAHTTRATIDFLAEFYDNRIISRNTPNNRPPRSCDLTPCDFFLWPHIKNSIYTTPINDLAELRNRITQKIYEINNNPIVLENVTNAIRRRTRLCLQEQGAHFQHLL, from the exons ATGGCTTTCACTGAACAACATAAAGTCTTCATGGTAATGTCATACTTTCGAAACGGTGTGAAAATCGATGGAGTTTGGCAGTATTCCTTTGCGTTATGTATGGAAGAGTTTGGAGAAGAATTCCCAGACATTGCAGTGGAATATACGCAGTTTCGACAAACTTTAAACATATGCTTAAAGAATTTCCAAGAAAATGGATCTGTGGGACGAAAACCTGGAAGCGGCAGGCCAAAGAAAAGAACTCCAGAAGTGATTGAAGAGGCGAGACAAGCAATGGAAGAAGCCCCAGGCACTTCAATTGAACATTTATCACAACAACTTGGTGTGTCTGTTGGTACCTGTCATTCAATTGTGAAAATAGATCTTCACCTATTTCCCTACCGTCTCACATCTGTGCAAGAATTACATCCAGCTGACCTCCCCCAAAGATTAGAATATTGTCAATGGTTTCTGAATCCTTTAGATGTTCACCTTGATAAAACCTTTTACACTGATGAAGCTTACTTCCATCTTAGTGGATATGTCAACTCTCAAAATACAAGAATGTGGAGTTCAGAAAatccacattttttcattgaaacacCCCAGTACCCCCAGAAAGTAGGCGTTTGGGCTGCTATTAGCCAACGCAGAATTATTGGTCCAATCTTTTTTGAAG GAAATATCAATGCTGCAAGAtacagaaatgaaattttgactcCATTTTTAAATCAGCTACATGATGATGAGTTAGTTTATGGCTACTTTCAGCAGGATGGTGCTACAGCTCATACCACAAGGGCTACAATAGATTTTTTGGCTGAATTTTATGACAACAGAATTATAAGCCGTAATACACCAAACAACCGGCCCCCTAGATCATGCGATCTCACTCCTTGTGATTTCTTCTTGTGGCCACacatcaaaaattcaatttacacAACACCCATAAATGATTTGGCAGAACTACGAAATAGGATAACACagaaaatttatgaaattaataataatcctattgttttagaaaatgtaactAATGCAATTAGACGAAGGACTAGGTTGTGTTTACAAGAACAGGGTGCACATTTTCAACACTTACtctaa